The region AGGTGACGATCGCCGACGCCTTCGAACGGGAAGGATTGGGGCACCTGCAGGAAGACATCCGGCAGGAGACCGCAGCCAAGATACAGATGGCCAATGCTGCGCTGAATCCGCAGGATACGGATGTGTATTTCTGGCTGGCCAGAAGCGGCGGAGTGGTTATCGGCACGGTTTCTTATGCACCTTGCGGAGAGGACATACGGAACTGCACCGATAACCGCCTATCGGCTGTCGGTGAGCTGGGAAGCTTGTATGTCCTGCCTGAATTTCAAGGGCAGGGTGTAGGCTCAGCTTTAATTGAGGAGGTCACGGTCTTTCTCAGAAAGCGGGGGATTTCCGAATTCTGCCTGGACAGCGGATATAAGCGGGCGCAGGACAGATGGCTGCGGAAATTCGGAACGCCCCATGCAGCAGTGCAGGATTATTGGGGGCCGGATTCCATTCATATGGTATGGCTGTGCAGCTTGGGGCACCCAGAGGATTCGTAGATCCAGATATAAATGAACAGGTTACGTAAGGCTGACGGGAATTTGGAACTTCTGGTGCGGCGCTGTATGATATAGGTGTTGCTGAAAATGACAGAACCGTGGCTGAAGCGGCAAGCAGTGCTGCGGAGGGCATGGACGAAATCAGACGGAAGGGGAAATACACACATGAGCTTTGAGAACCCTAGCAGGGAAGAGATCGGCGAGATACTGGCTGCGGCAGGCAATATCGCTGTTGTTGGCCTATCCGACAAAACAGACCGCACCTCATATATGGTTGCAGGGGCTATGCAGAGCCGGGGTTACCGGATCATTCCGGTCAACCCGTCTGTGGACGGGGAGATCATGGGCGAGAAATGCTACCATACGCTGGCGGAGATTCCGGAGCCGGTGGATATTGTGAATGTGTTCCGCCGCAGTGAATACTGCGCGGCTGTTGCGCAGGAGGCTGCTGATATCGGCGCACGTGTGCTTTGGCTGCAGCAAGGGATCATTAGTCAAGAGGCGGCGGACATTGCCGCTGCCAATCATATGATCGCGATCATGGACCGCTGCATTAAGGTGGAGGAAGCGATTACGATGAAGGGCCGGAGCCGGGGATAAGACGATTCACATGTATGATCAGGTGTGCAGATGCCGGATATACTTGTAGGTCAAAGCTATCCAGATTTAATTTTTCCAAATGTCCCTCAGACCTGGTTGCAGTATTCTTGATTG is a window of Paenibacillus sp. FSL H3-0469 DNA encoding:
- a CDS encoding CoA-binding protein; amino-acid sequence: MSFENPSREEIGEILAAAGNIAVVGLSDKTDRTSYMVAGAMQSRGYRIIPVNPSVDGEIMGEKCYHTLAEIPEPVDIVNVFRRSEYCAAVAQEAADIGARVLWLQQGIISQEAADIAAANHMIAIMDRCIKVEEAITMKGRSRG
- a CDS encoding GNAT family N-acetyltransferase, with the translated sequence MGEVSILGSLSITPLAPEDIPSVSKLFKVTIADAFEREGLGHLQEDIRQETAAKIQMANAALNPQDTDVYFWLARSGGVVIGTVSYAPCGEDIRNCTDNRLSAVGELGSLYVLPEFQGQGVGSALIEEVTVFLRKRGISEFCLDSGYKRAQDRWLRKFGTPHAAVQDYWGPDSIHMVWLCSLGHPEDS